A genomic segment from Malus domestica chromosome 05, GDT2T_hap1 encodes:
- the LOC103435300 gene encoding uncharacterized protein isoform X1, whose translation MIACKASNPNHGALSPLHPAKRPLKHAPIYRICHTPHTTTTTNTNNNLCVVFSSLADGPRWNQYHQFTNGGSKNGSSTVYKKPRNAEEAEEEGGGGGERKVQCEVELISWRERRIKADILVNADIDSVWNALTDYECLADFIPNLVSSRRLPCPHLGRIWLEQRGLQRALYWHIEARVVLDLQEFPNLSHNNRELHFSMVDGDFKKFEGKWAVRCGTRSSSTILSYELNVIPRFNFPAIFLERIIRSDLPVNLRALACRSEKNFVGDQKITMTESSLPTTSLAATCSLPKNIDGSLSEKDYPLNEFKENIPGSNPGPLTPSSTELNSNWGVFGKVCRLAKPFLVDEVHLRRFDGLLENGGVHRCVVASVTVKAPVREVWNVLTAYESLPEIVPNLAISRILSRENNKVRILQEGCKGLLYMVLHARVVLDLCEQLEEEISFEQVEGDFDSFRGKWVLEQLGSHHTLLKYSVESKMRKDTLLSEAIMEEVIYEDLPSNLCTIRDYVEKREAAHSSKASDENIYTEEETASCSSGHDDERSNTTVDRISDTDARSSSRKRPRVPGLQRDIEVLKSELLKFISEHGQEGFMPMRKQLRVHGRVDIEKAIRRMGGFRRIASLMNLSLAYKNRKPKGYWDSLDNMQEEINRFQRSWGMDPSFMPSRKSFERAGRYDIARALEKWGGLHEVSRLLSLKVRHPNRQPNLGRDVKLDYVVSTDVEEEKVVASNPYVSQDTQKWISELKHLDINWVE comes from the exons ATGATCGCCTGCAAAGCTTCAAACCCTAACCATGGAGCTCTCTCCCCACTCCACCCTGCCAAAAGACCCCTCAAACACGCCCCAATATACAGAATATGCCACACTCcccacaccaccaccaccaccaacacgAACAACAATTTGTGCGTGGTATTTTCGTCCTTAGCAGATGGACCCAGATGGAATCAGTACCACCAATTCACGAACGGCGGCAGCAAGAATGGCAGCAGCACCGTTTACAAGAAACCCAGAAACGCGGAAGAGgcggaggaggaaggaggaggaggaggagagaggaaGGTGCAGTGCGAAGTGGAGTTGATTTCGTGGAGGGAGCGCCGAATCAAGGCCGATATTTTGGTCAATGCCGATATCGATTCGGTCTGGAACGCTCTCACTGATTACGAATGTCTGGCTGACTTCATCCCCAATCTTGTTTCCAG CCGGAGACTACCATGTCCGCATCTGGGGCGTATTTGGTTGGAGCAGAGAGGCTTGCAGAGGGCGCTGTATTGGCATATCGAAGCTCGGGTTGTTTTGGACCTTCAAGAATTTCCTAACTTA AGTCATAATAATCGTGAGCTCCACTTTTCCATGGTTGATGGAGACTTCAAAAAGTTCGAAGGCAAATGGGCCGTTAGATGCGGGACAAG GTCATCATCAACAATTTTATCATATGAACTTAATGTAATACCAAGATTCAACTTTCCTGCCATTTTCTTGGAAAGAATTATCAGATCAGATCTTCCGGTGAATCTTCGGGCCTTGGCTTGCAGATCAGAAAAGAATTTTGTAGGGGATCAGAAGATAACAATGACAGAAAGTTCCTTGCCTACCACATCCCTGGCTGCTACTTGTTCACTCCCCAAAAACATCGACGGTTCTTTGAGTGAAAAGGATTACCCACTTAATGAGTTTAAAGAGAATATTCCTGGCTCTAATCCTGGTCCATTGACCCCATCTTCAACCGAGTTGAACAGTAACTGGGGTGTTTTTGGGAAAGTGTGCAGACTTGCTAAGCCTTTCTTGGTGGATGAGGTTCATCTTCGGAGATTCGATGGTCTATTG GAAAATGGAGGCGTTCATCGCTGTGTTGTTGCTAGCGTAACAGTTAAAGCTCCTGTTCGTGAAGTATGGAATGTTTTGACTGCTTATGAAAGTCTTCCTGA GATCGTCCCAAACTTGGCAATCAGTAGGATATTATCAAGGGAAAACAACAAAGTCCGCATTCTGCAG GAAGGATGCAAGGGGTTACTTTATATGGTACTTCACGCACGTGTTGTCCTAGACCTGTGTGAGCAGCTTGAAGAGGAGATAAGTTTTGAACAGGTTGAAGGGGACTTTGACTCGTTTCGAGGTAAATGGGTTCTTGAGCAGCTAGGAAGTCATCACACGCTGTTAAAGTACTCTGTGGAATCAAAAATGCGCAAAGACACTTTGCTTTCCGAAGCTATTATGGAAGAG GTTATATATGAAGATCTCCCTTCAAATTTATGCACCATACGGGATTACGTAGAGAAAAGGGAGGCGGCACACTCGTCAAAAGCATCTgatgaaaacatatatacggAGGAAGAAACCGCTTCATGTAGCTCTGGCCATGATGATGAAAGAAGTAATACAACAGTTGACCGGATTTCCGATACCGATGCTCGAAGTTCATCTAGGAAAAGGCCGAGAGTACCAGGCTTGCAAAGGGATATTGAAGTTTTGAAAAGTGAGCTCCTGAAATTTATTTCAGAGCATGGGCAGGAAGGATTTATGCCCATGAGAAAGCAACTTCGTGTACATGGAAGAGTAGATATTGAGAAAGCAATTAGACGCATGGGCGGATTTAGAAGGATCGCATCATTGATGAACCTCTCTCTTGCTtacaaaaaccgaaaaccaaaggGCTACTGGGACAGCCTTGACAATATGCAGGAAGAG ATCAACCGGTTTCAGAGGAGTTGGGGAATGGACCCTTCATTCATGCCGAGTAGAAAGTCATTTGAGCGCGCAG GGCGCTACGACATTGCTCGTGCATTGGAGAAGTGGGGCGGGCTTCATGAGGTTTCCCGTCTTCTGTCGCTGAAGGTGAGGCACCCTAATCGACAGCCGAACCTGGGGAGGGATGTAAAACTAGACTATGTGGTGTCAACCGATGTAGAGGAGGAGAAAGTGGTAGCATCTAATCCCTATGTATCTCAAGATACACAAAAGTGGATCTCTGAATTAAAACATTTGGATATTAATTGGGTCGAATAG
- the LOC103435300 gene encoding uncharacterized protein isoform X2, with the protein MIACKASNPNHGALSPLHPAKRPLKHAPIYRICHTPHTTTTTNTNNNLCVVFSSLADGPRWNQYHQFTNGGSKNGSSTVYKKPRNAEEAEEEGGGGGERKVQCEVELISWRERRIKADILVNADIDSVWNALTDYECLADFIPNLVSSRRLPCPHLGRIWLEQRGLQRALYWHIEARVVLDLQEFPNLSHNNRELHFSMVDGDFKKFEGKWAVRCGTRSSSTILSYELNVIPRFNFPAIFLERIIRSDLPVNLRALACRSEKNFVGDQKITMTESSLPTTSLAATCSLPKNIDGSLSEKDYPLNEFKENIPGSNPGPLTPSSTELNSNWGVFGKVCRLAKPFLVDEVHLRRFDGLLENGGVHRCVVASVTVKAPVREVWNVLTAYESLPEIVPNLAISRILSRENNKVRILQEGCKGLLYMVLHARVVLDLCEQLEEEISFEQVEGDFDSFRGKWVLEQLGSHHTLLKYSVESKMRKDTLLSEAIMEEVIYEDLPSNLCTIRDYVEKREAAHSSKASDENIYTEEETASCSSGHDDERSNTTVDRISDTDARSSSRKRPRVPGLQRDIEVLKSELLKFISEHGQEGFMPMRKQLRVHGRVDIEKAIRRMGGFRRIASLMNLSLAYKNRKPKGYWDSLDNMQEEINRFQRSWGMDPSFMPSRKSFERAAIVFLL; encoded by the exons ATGATCGCCTGCAAAGCTTCAAACCCTAACCATGGAGCTCTCTCCCCACTCCACCCTGCCAAAAGACCCCTCAAACACGCCCCAATATACAGAATATGCCACACTCcccacaccaccaccaccaccaacacgAACAACAATTTGTGCGTGGTATTTTCGTCCTTAGCAGATGGACCCAGATGGAATCAGTACCACCAATTCACGAACGGCGGCAGCAAGAATGGCAGCAGCACCGTTTACAAGAAACCCAGAAACGCGGAAGAGgcggaggaggaaggaggaggaggaggagagaggaaGGTGCAGTGCGAAGTGGAGTTGATTTCGTGGAGGGAGCGCCGAATCAAGGCCGATATTTTGGTCAATGCCGATATCGATTCGGTCTGGAACGCTCTCACTGATTACGAATGTCTGGCTGACTTCATCCCCAATCTTGTTTCCAG CCGGAGACTACCATGTCCGCATCTGGGGCGTATTTGGTTGGAGCAGAGAGGCTTGCAGAGGGCGCTGTATTGGCATATCGAAGCTCGGGTTGTTTTGGACCTTCAAGAATTTCCTAACTTA AGTCATAATAATCGTGAGCTCCACTTTTCCATGGTTGATGGAGACTTCAAAAAGTTCGAAGGCAAATGGGCCGTTAGATGCGGGACAAG GTCATCATCAACAATTTTATCATATGAACTTAATGTAATACCAAGATTCAACTTTCCTGCCATTTTCTTGGAAAGAATTATCAGATCAGATCTTCCGGTGAATCTTCGGGCCTTGGCTTGCAGATCAGAAAAGAATTTTGTAGGGGATCAGAAGATAACAATGACAGAAAGTTCCTTGCCTACCACATCCCTGGCTGCTACTTGTTCACTCCCCAAAAACATCGACGGTTCTTTGAGTGAAAAGGATTACCCACTTAATGAGTTTAAAGAGAATATTCCTGGCTCTAATCCTGGTCCATTGACCCCATCTTCAACCGAGTTGAACAGTAACTGGGGTGTTTTTGGGAAAGTGTGCAGACTTGCTAAGCCTTTCTTGGTGGATGAGGTTCATCTTCGGAGATTCGATGGTCTATTG GAAAATGGAGGCGTTCATCGCTGTGTTGTTGCTAGCGTAACAGTTAAAGCTCCTGTTCGTGAAGTATGGAATGTTTTGACTGCTTATGAAAGTCTTCCTGA GATCGTCCCAAACTTGGCAATCAGTAGGATATTATCAAGGGAAAACAACAAAGTCCGCATTCTGCAG GAAGGATGCAAGGGGTTACTTTATATGGTACTTCACGCACGTGTTGTCCTAGACCTGTGTGAGCAGCTTGAAGAGGAGATAAGTTTTGAACAGGTTGAAGGGGACTTTGACTCGTTTCGAGGTAAATGGGTTCTTGAGCAGCTAGGAAGTCATCACACGCTGTTAAAGTACTCTGTGGAATCAAAAATGCGCAAAGACACTTTGCTTTCCGAAGCTATTATGGAAGAG GTTATATATGAAGATCTCCCTTCAAATTTATGCACCATACGGGATTACGTAGAGAAAAGGGAGGCGGCACACTCGTCAAAAGCATCTgatgaaaacatatatacggAGGAAGAAACCGCTTCATGTAGCTCTGGCCATGATGATGAAAGAAGTAATACAACAGTTGACCGGATTTCCGATACCGATGCTCGAAGTTCATCTAGGAAAAGGCCGAGAGTACCAGGCTTGCAAAGGGATATTGAAGTTTTGAAAAGTGAGCTCCTGAAATTTATTTCAGAGCATGGGCAGGAAGGATTTATGCCCATGAGAAAGCAACTTCGTGTACATGGAAGAGTAGATATTGAGAAAGCAATTAGACGCATGGGCGGATTTAGAAGGATCGCATCATTGATGAACCTCTCTCTTGCTtacaaaaaccgaaaaccaaaggGCTACTGGGACAGCCTTGACAATATGCAGGAAGAG ATCAACCGGTTTCAGAGGAGTTGGGGAATGGACCCTTCATTCATGCCGAGTAGAAAGTCATTTGAGCGCGCAG CCATTGTGTTTCTGCTATGA